The DNA window GGACATAGCTATGAGCTAGCAAAAGTAGATCCACAACAGATATTTTGGCTTGGTCAGTCAGAAGATATTCAGAAGACAATCTACTTGGCATTACATTAAACACATCGTAAACCAACTAAAGAATACATTGTTATTCTTCAGGAattgagaataaaaaaatgtatgtaaTCTAAATAGGCATACTGTTATATGAATAGTAAACTGGTGCAATAATTAcctgcaaaagaaaattaccTGCAGAAGTTGAAGTTTCCATTTCCACACTTTTTATTTACTTCATCTAGAACAAAACTAACCTACAAAAGAGTCCAGATAAGCTGTTCTAAATAGGTAACATGTGCAaagaattgaaaaataaaatgcctGACTTCTATTGACTCACCAAAAGATGGATAGGTTTTTTGTTGCAACATAAGAAAATGAACTTAAAGTAGCAACTATAGTTGCAGGGCATTAGTTAATAGAGTAAGAAATCTCATAATCTTCTCTGTAGTGAATCTTCTTTTGGCGTGGGAATGGTGCAAGAATGAATCTTATAAAGCAACTCAGAGGATCCTGCAAGCCTTCCATTTCATAGTGACCAAATCTCCAATCCCGCAATATGAAGGGCCTCTGAATCGGTCGATCTAGACCACCTGTAAGATGAGAACCACCAATGCTTAGACaagcaaaaaaacatatagtGCTTATTGaacctatatttttctatatggtTTAAGGCCTTATGGTAAGTTCAATAAGTACCTTAAGGTCCTTAACTGAGAAGAGATGAGCATGACAACATAAATGATGATTAATAAAAAGAAGCAAAATGGGAGGCAGCATTAATCTTAATTCTAAGCAGGTACATCTTATGGGAATATCTATTGACATAATGGGCAGAAGTCAATGTCTGTTTGTAATCCCAACCAAGTTCATCAAATCATCAGAAtcttttgaaaagaaacaaTTAATACCTGCATACATCCGACCATGCTTATCTACTGCCCTGAAAAATGGGCGTGTTTTCTTTTGAACTGCAGCGTGTTGCAGCTCCCCCCAAGCAGACGCTCTGTCCTGTCTTGTAATTTTTCCAGTTGTAACAACCTGGAATTAATATGCATCTTGTCATTTTCTAGTTATATAACCTCAAAATGCAAGCATGTAATAAAATGGCAAAAATAAAGTACTGGAGGTAATCATAGATATTAACGCGTTAAATGCTTTATTAGAGGGCCATAAAATTCCtttcataaaagaaaagggaatGGACTATAAACTTCAGAAGCAAGGagtaaatttagttaaatttcaatatttcaaAAGAACACCACATTAGAAAGTATAACAGCTAAATAGGTTATCAGGTTTCATGATTTGCTAAAAACAAAGTTACCTTGGAGAACAAAAAGTATGAAGGCCGAGGTTTGCGTGCTAGGTTATTAGCACGGTCAACAGCAACAAGCCCAAACTTTGGACCATAGCCATCCGCCCACTCCCAATTATCCGATGttgtccaaaataaataaccaAGAACATGCACACCCTGTAAAACATTATGTCATTTAAGTGTTGGAAGTTCCATCTCCATGAGCACAAATGAAAGCATGTCTGCATAAAAGTTAAGGAAGGACCATGATTATGGCAGCGTATATGGCTAACAAGTGCTCCAGTATATATGGTTTTCGGATCAGATCAGTCTCATCAGAAACCCCATTTTCACTGATGATAAAAGGAATATTTAAGCTCTTATATCGTTCATTGAACTGAATCAGGATGCGGAACAGCCCATCAGGATAAACCCCACGACCAGATTCACTATACTCATCATTATCCACAAGCTTTAGACCAGGTCCTGATATAACCTCCTGCACAGAAATGGAAGAATTAACTCTGCCAATTAGAGGGCCATCATTAAGCAGAAAGTAATCTTCTTACCTGCCCATAGTAGTTGATGCCAATAAAGTCCAATTTATCAGATATGCTATCAACGTAAGGGAAAAGGGTCAATGAGTTAGCAAGGGTGACAGCAGCAACATCAAAAAGACCATATGGCCTTGTAAATGATACATGATGTGCAACACCAACTATTGTCTTCCTTGCATTCTTGCTGTCAATCAACAAATGAATAATTAGAAAACCAACTTTTCAATTaaagttatataaatatattcaataaaCTGTGTCAGGCTCAAAATAATATCTACCCTTCCAAATGTATGTAGTCATAAGCTTCAGCATGTGCAACAGCCATCCAATGCAAAGCTTGATTGTATACACCGGTTGGCAAAGTAGATGTTGCTACTTCAATTGCATTAGGGTCTCCACCAGGCCATGCACCGGCACAATAAGTCAGCATAACAAATACATGAGGTTCATTGAAAATCACCCAGTAGTCCACTAAATCTGACACACGATCAACAACAAGCCTGCACAGCCCAAAGTATCAAAATCTAACATACATTCTTGAATAAATCCCAAAGGAGAATGTATTGACAGGCCAATTTGGCTGCCCAAAAAGAGTACCTCACAAAATCCATGAAATAGGTGACAGTTTTTTCCATCTTCCACCCCCCATATTTTCCAGCCCAAGGTGGGAGTGAGTGATGAAACAGAGTAAGCATTACTTTCATTCCATATTCGCGAACCCTTTGAATTATCCATCTATACCGCTCAAGTGCTGCAAAATTAacctagagagagagagagatgcataTACCAGTACTGATATCACCATACTGGAAAGAGAAGCATGAATATAAAGGTAAGAAGAGGCGCATCGCATGATTCTATGAACTTACAGAGTTCTTCAGCTCTTCAGTTGGTTCCTTAGGCATTATTCTTGCCCAATCTACCCCCATGCGGAAAACACTGACACCAGTCTCCTTAGCAAGTTCCAACTCAGCATCAGGATCAGACCAAAATCTAAGCCTTTCttgccttaaaaaaatacttggtCAGAGTTTGCTAACATACAACATCCagagatatcaaaatatggAAAGGAAAGCCTTTCTATAAGGCATGCACTTGCATTTTTACCCTTGACACCCACCACTGCATAGTCTCACTATAGAAGTCATATCTAGGCTTGGAGAGAGCTACAACATTGAAAGACGACAACTCTTCCTTCACCAGATATTT is part of the Oryza brachyantha chromosome 11, ObraRS2, whole genome shotgun sequence genome and encodes:
- the LOC102721407 gene encoding beta-glucosidase-like SFR2, chloroplastic, whose protein sequence is MPLPAFVAAAARLAVLVATAATAANAASYARYRRRHLRRVPNPIDESVDPLADFRALPSSSSSAAAAADSEDDNFFFGLATAPAHVEDRLEDAWLQFATETSCDDKENVRSQKPVDAVMASAAGDGGSQQASRSTGGETIGDREQRKPLRVAMEAMLRGFEIFSDGGGSAGGDDCSHNVAAWHNVPCPQERLRFWSDPDAELELAKETGVSVFRMGVDWARIMPKEPTEELKNSVNFAALERYRWIIQRVREYGMKVMLTLFHHSLPPWAGKYGGWKMEKTVTYFMDFVRLVVDRVSDLVDYWVIFNEPHVFVMLTYCAGAWPGGDPNAIEVATSTLPTGVYNQALHWMAVAHAEAYDYIHLEGKNARKTIVGVAHHVSFTRPYGLFDVAAVTLANSLTLFPYVDSISDKLDFIGINYYGQEVISGPGLKLVDNDEYSESGRGVYPDGLFRILIQFNERYKSLNIPFIISENGVSDETDLIRKPYILEHLLAIYAAIIMGVHVLGYLFWTTSDNWEWADGYGPKFGLVAVDRANNLARKPRPSYFLFSKVVTTGKITRQDRASAWGELQHAAVQKKTRPFFRAVDKHGRMYAGGLDRPIQRPFILRDWRFGHYEMEGLQDPLSCFIRFILAPFPRQKKIHYREDYEISYSIN